The Oscillospiraceae bacterium genome has a window encoding:
- a CDS encoding DUF3810 domain-containing protein, translated as MIMNKKKASKIKKQPGKPITLFIKRRPVFFSLICFSAICAVLYAVMAYNRDFAEWFSSQAASKVRWTLGAVMSVAPFSVAEVLTLFFCVFTVFVLISLIVYLFRVIFGDARARFPRGFSVIVMVCLVVLDLFVITFAPCYRRVSVEEHLGIGGDIDEDKLFNVLDWFIDELNTSCEKVTYNERGASLCLTSFAALSSKINNAVDSLCSKYDFLQNKGFRAKPVMLSEPWTYTHVSGVYTFFTGESNVNINYPDYVIAYSAAHECAHQRGVAFENEANFIALLVCLESDDDFIRYAGLCDVYSTIANSAYKTNKDRYYTAAARLNKKISGEYSAFSEFFKKYEKNIYAETASKINDGYLKSQGQQSGVVSYSLITKMTVNYIYKTYLAE; from the coding sequence ATGATAATGAATAAGAAAAAGGCATCAAAAATCAAGAAGCAGCCAGGAAAACCGATTACTCTTTTTATAAAACGGCGTCCGGTTTTCTTTTCTCTCATATGTTTTTCCGCCATTTGCGCCGTGCTTTATGCCGTAATGGCTTATAACAGGGATTTTGCTGAATGGTTTTCTTCCCAAGCGGCGTCAAAAGTCAGATGGACTCTTGGAGCCGTTATGTCAGTCGCTCCGTTTTCGGTGGCGGAGGTTCTGACTTTGTTTTTCTGTGTCTTCACGGTTTTTGTGCTTATATCGCTTATAGTATACCTGTTCCGCGTGATATTCGGCGATGCGAGAGCACGGTTCCCACGCGGATTTTCCGTTATCGTTATGGTGTGCCTTGTCGTGCTTGACCTGTTTGTCATAACCTTTGCCCCATGTTACAGGCGCGTAAGCGTCGAGGAGCATCTCGGCATAGGCGGTGACATAGACGAAGATAAGCTTTTTAATGTGCTTGACTGGTTTATCGACGAGCTGAATACCTCCTGCGAAAAGGTTACATATAACGAGCGCGGAGCGTCCTTATGCCTGACGAGCTTTGCGGCGCTGTCCTCAAAAATCAACAATGCCGTTGATTCACTTTGCTCAAAATATGATTTTTTACAGAATAAAGGCTTCAGAGCAAAGCCTGTGATGCTTTCGGAGCCGTGGACATATACTCATGTATCCGGCGTATATACATTTTTCACCGGAGAATCAAACGTAAACATAAATTATCCTGATTATGTGATAGCATATTCCGCCGCGCACGAATGCGCGCATCAGCGCGGAGTCGCGTTTGAAAACGAAGCAAACTTTATCGCTCTTCTCGTGTGCCTTGAAAGCGATGACGATTTTATAAGATACGCCGGACTTTGCGATGTCTATTCAACGATAGCGAATTCCGCGTATAAAACAAACAAGGACCGTTATTACACCGCCGCCGCGAGGTTAAATAAAAAAATATCAGGCGAATACAGCGCTTTTTCGGAATTTTTCAAAAAATATGAAAAAAATATTTATGCTGAAACGGCCTCAAAAATAAACGACGGCTATCTTAAGAGTCAGGGGCAGCAATCCGGAGTGGTCAGCTATTCATTGATCACAAAAATGACCGTCAACTATATATACAAAACGTATCTTGCGGAGTAA
- a CDS encoding thymidylate kinase produces the protein MGIMIAIDGLDGSGKKTQWELLYEKLISEGLAVRKLTFPQYGSPACACVEQYLSGAYGTDPNIVNPYAASSFYAVDRYASYMLDWKKDYDNGTIILSNRYTTANAIHQLAKLPNEKRDSFLEWLYGYEFGLLGLPKPDMTLFFDVPVENSLALIEARGDKKDIHETRVHLSAARSAAIFACEKLGWTRIICTDDGKMLSREEIADRVYVYVKGFFEKKELM, from the coding sequence ATGGGAATAATGATAGCCATAGACGGGCTGGACGGTTCGGGTAAAAAAACCCAGTGGGAGCTTCTGTATGAAAAGCTTATAAGCGAAGGACTCGCTGTCAGAAAGCTCACTTTTCCTCAATACGGCTCCCCGGCTTGCGCATGTGTGGAGCAATATTTGTCAGGAGCTTACGGTACCGATCCAAACATCGTCAATCCATATGCCGCATCCTCGTTTTACGCGGTCGACAGATATGCGTCATATATGCTTGACTGGAAAAAGGATTATGACAACGGAACTATAATATTATCAAACAGATATACCACCGCTAACGCCATTCATCAGCTTGCGAAGCTGCCAAACGAAAAGAGAGACTCTTTCCTGGAATGGCTTTACGGATATGAATTCGGGCTTTTGGGGCTGCCAAAACCGGATATGACGCTGTTTTTTGACGTACCGGTCGAAAATTCACTCGCGCTTATTGAAGCGCGCGGAGATAAAAAGGATATCCATGAGACGCGCGTCCATCTTTCCGCCGCGCGCTCCGCAGCTATCTTCGCCTGCGAAAAGCTCGGATGGACGCGGATAATATGCACAGACGATGGCAAAATGCTCTCACGTGAGGAAATTGCCGACCGTGTATATGTTTACGTCAAGGGATTTTTCGAAAAGAAGGAGCTTATGTGA
- a CDS encoding WecB/TagA/CpsF family glycosyltransferase, translated as MTDKKTINDSLPGRIAVRHVLFDNVTMDQARDVVAAALERREHTGFTVFTPNAEIAQICEEDAEVAKLIACADLVIPDGAGVVLASRILGTPLKQKVAGYDLGLKMCEYAANHGKTVYFFGAKPAREGQKAVAETAAEKLCEKYPGLCVAGWRDGFFKPEETREIIKEINAASPDILFVCLGAPRQEKWICENIKKINTGAILALGGSLDGYAGLVKRAPRLFIKCNAEWLYRLIKQPSRIGRMMKLPKYIFGAVVYKIKRNHRKVR; from the coding sequence ATGACAGACAAAAAAACAATAAATGACAGCTTGCCCGGAAGAATAGCCGTGCGACATGTATTGTTCGACAATGTCACTATGGATCAGGCCCGGGACGTTGTCGCCGCCGCTCTGGAACGCAGGGAACATACGGGCTTTACGGTTTTCACGCCAAACGCGGAGATCGCGCAAATATGTGAGGAAGACGCGGAGGTCGCCAAGCTCATAGCATGCGCCGATCTTGTTATACCGGACGGAGCCGGAGTTGTTTTAGCTTCAAGAATTCTCGGAACTCCGCTGAAACAAAAGGTCGCGGGATATGATCTCGGATTGAAAATGTGCGAATATGCCGCGAATCACGGCAAAACGGTATATTTCTTCGGAGCGAAGCCGGCACGGGAAGGACAAAAAGCGGTTGCGGAAACCGCGGCGGAAAAGTTGTGCGAAAAATATCCGGGGCTGTGTGTCGCCGGATGGAGAGATGGATTTTTCAAGCCGGAAGAAACGCGGGAAATAATAAAAGAAATAAATGCGGCGTCTCCCGATATTCTGTTCGTATGCCTCGGCGCGCCGCGCCAGGAAAAGTGGATATGCGAAAATATTAAAAAAATCAATACCGGCGCGATACTTGCGCTTGGCGGAAGTCTTGACGGGTATGCCGGACTGGTAAAGCGCGCGCCCCGACTGTTTATAAAATGCAACGCGGAATGGCTTTACCGGCTTATCAAACAACCGTCGAGAATAGGACGCATGATGAAGCTGCCTAAGTATATTTTTGGCGCGGTCGTATATAAAATCAAAAGAAATCACCGGAAGGTTAGATAG
- a CDS encoding DUF370 domain-containing protein, giving the protein MFLHAGNNFSILKRDVIAIIDADNSTVSKVTRAFLKKTQDDKKLTVISNDIPKSFILAGTRKKGVRLYQTNVSPATLAGRVERY; this is encoded by the coding sequence ATGTTTTTGCATGCGGGCAATAATTTTTCGATATTGAAGCGCGATGTAATCGCGATAATCGACGCTGATAATTCAACAGTGTCGAAGGTGACACGCGCTTTTTTAAAAAAAACACAGGATGACAAAAAGCTCACGGTAATTTCCAACGACATACCCAAATCCTTTATCCTTGCGGGTACGCGCAAAAAGGGCGTGCGCCTCTATCAAACGAATGTTTCTCCCGCCACGCTTGCCGGAAGGGTGGAGCGTTATTAA
- a CDS encoding polysaccharide deacetylase family protein, producing the protein MKNTREKKKRSTIHNNRSMKLIASVLCVAMCLSASLLFYTAPGAEAADIPKMYVNDRVFTSNQTQPYFKDINENLYIPVDMFLEFSYITWSSTGVGAFYIENTRTHSYISYTSQRPDRIKYNNGWLPVNTVTHNEVSYLPAKYAPILDVKLETDTYDGKLYVRLKDSSAQLTLLELTESFRPVVIPDPPDPPDPPDTTDPTETIDPTETMDPPNPQEPEVNTSAIALTFTDFSGDRAESILKYLRENDLSATIFFTADEIISSPSLVRRAAIDGHVIGIRIDSGNEYNAVIEINSAQSALLKVLKRKTRLIRISDGVDYDADMLNNKLSAMGCSLCEVNIPSKDGKYKVSASFEMLKNQMNESDISIIGFTSANNTLEILKLLHDYVGEHDVLSFFTVDETNAVIFDKAN; encoded by the coding sequence ATGAAAAACACTCGTGAGAAAAAGAAAAGATCCACAATCCATAATAATCGCTCGATGAAGCTCATTGCGTCGGTTTTATGCGTCGCGATGTGCCTTTCGGCCTCTCTGTTATTTTATACCGCACCCGGAGCGGAAGCCGCAGATATTCCAAAAATGTATGTAAACGACCGCGTCTTTACATCAAATCAAACTCAGCCGTATTTTAAAGACATTAATGAAAACTTATATATTCCGGTGGATATGTTTCTCGAGTTTTCTTATATAACATGGAGCTCGACGGGAGTTGGAGCATTTTATATAGAAAACACCCGAACACATTCTTACATTTCATACACCTCTCAACGGCCCGATAGAATCAAATATAACAACGGCTGGCTGCCTGTAAACACGGTAACCCACAACGAAGTGTCTTATCTGCCCGCTAAATATGCGCCGATTCTGGATGTAAAATTAGAAACTGACACATATGACGGAAAGCTTTATGTGAGGCTGAAGGATTCGTCGGCACAGCTGACGCTTCTTGAGCTGACAGAATCGTTCAGACCTGTTGTGATCCCCGATCCTCCCGATCCACCTGATCCTCCCGATACAACGGATCCGACGGAAACCATAGATCCGACGGAAACCATGGATCCTCCCAATCCCCAGGAGCCGGAGGTAAACACCAGCGCGATCGCGCTCACTTTTACGGATTTTTCCGGTGACAGAGCGGAAAGCATATTAAAATATTTGCGCGAGAATGATTTATCGGCAACAATATTTTTTACAGCTGACGAGATTATATCATCGCCTTCGCTTGTGAGAAGAGCCGCCATTGACGGTCATGTCATAGGAATAAGGATAGATTCCGGAAACGAATACAATGCCGTAATCGAGATAAACAGCGCTCAAAGCGCGCTGTTGAAGGTATTAAAGCGAAAAACTCGCCTGATCAGAATATCCGACGGAGTTGATTACGATGCGGATATGCTAAATAATAAGCTGTCGGCGATGGGATGTTCGCTGTGCGAGGTTAATATCCCGTCCAAGGACGGTAAGTACAAAGTTTCCGCCTCATTTGAAATGCTGAAGAATCAGATGAATGAATCGGACATTTCAATAATAGGATTTACCTCTGCAAACAATACATTGGAAATCCTGAAGCTTTTACACGATTATGTCGGAGAGCATGACGTGCTGTCGTTTTTTACCGTAGACGAAACCAACGCGGTAATTTTTGATAAGGCAAATTAA
- a CDS encoding RluA family pseudouridine synthase, whose amino-acid sequence MLLRTFARSKVGMGRMALSSLKAKKTGITVNGVEVTVRYILRAGDIVRLEIEDLHSSAGVEPFDAPLDIIYEDSALLCINKPPFLAVHPVKKLRGDTLAARVTAYLPSPYVFRCATRLDRDTSGVVVISKNRVAASKISGLLALHDGRFKKKYILIVRGAFPENSEIRGEISLNIRRVPGNPIKRETIEKKSDIAGSENDPEGCFALTKYRVLVSVNGYHLVLVNPVTGRTHQIRAHFAGIGLLPLGDALYGEESRLIGRQALHCLSVSFPHPETGDDVVAVAPVPEDFRVCAEALFGAEYVKYFSAALNAELN is encoded by the coding sequence ATGCTTCTCCGCACCTTTGCCAGGAGCAAGGTGGGGATGGGGCGTATGGCGCTTTCCTCTCTGAAAGCGAAAAAGACCGGAATAACGGTGAACGGTGTTGAGGTTACCGTAAGATATATTCTGCGCGCCGGAGATATTGTCCGGCTTGAGATTGAAGACCTGCATTCATCCGCGGGAGTGGAACCATTTGACGCTCCGCTTGATATTATTTACGAAGACAGCGCGCTTTTATGCATAAACAAGCCGCCGTTTCTTGCCGTACATCCCGTAAAAAAGCTGCGTGGCGACACACTTGCCGCGCGCGTCACGGCTTATCTGCCGTCGCCTTATGTTTTCCGCTGTGCCACACGGCTTGACCGCGATACGAGCGGGGTTGTCGTCATATCGAAAAACCGCGTCGCCGCCTCGAAAATTTCCGGGTTGCTCGCTCTCCATGACGGCCGCTTTAAAAAGAAATATATTCTCATTGTCCGCGGAGCTTTTCCGGAAAACAGCGAAATCCGCGGAGAGATATCATTGAATATCCGTCGCGTCCCGGGCAATCCGATAAAGAGAGAGACGATTGAAAAAAAAAGCGATATTGCGGGAAGCGAAAACGATCCGGAAGGCTGTTTCGCTTTGACGAAATACCGCGTTTTGGTGTCTGTAAACGGATATCACCTGGTTCTGGTGAATCCGGTCACCGGGAGAACACATCAGATAAGAGCTCATTTTGCCGGTATAGGACTTTTACCTCTCGGTGACGCGCTTTACGGCGAAGAAAGCCGGCTGATCGGACGGCAGGCGCTCCATTGCCTGTCCGTTTCGTTCCCTCATCCGGAAACCGGAGATGATGTCGTTGCGGTCGCTCCTGTGCCGGAGGATTTTCGCGTCTGTGCGGAGGCTCTTTTCGGAGCTGAATATGTAAAATATTTTTCCGCAGCTTTAAACGCGGAGCTGAACTGA
- a CDS encoding branched-chain amino acid aminotransferase: protein MAQDKKPLEITIRLTDKKKTKPDYTKLGFGKYFTDHMFLWDYTEGKGWHDARIVPYQNISLDPSAMVFHYGQEMFEGLKAYKTKEGKIQLFRPQKNIERMNNTNERLCIPQVDPDYVLDAIKALVKVDSDWVPNDVGTSLYIRPFIFATDPHLGVCPSDTYIFSIILSPVGAYYAEGLNPVKIYVEDEYVRAVKGGIGFAKAGGNYAASLRSQKKAHDIGYSQVLWLDGVHRKYVDEVGTMNVFFVIGDEIVTPMLGGSLLPGVTRDSCLAVLRNWGLNVSERLISIDEIKDAYKKGELKEVFGTGTAAVISPVGELAEGNYKMIINDGKIGKLSQKLYDTITAIQWGSAEDKFGWIVPVI from the coding sequence CCGATTATACAAAGCTCGGCTTTGGCAAGTACTTTACCGACCATATGTTTTTATGGGACTACACCGAGGGAAAGGGCTGGCACGACGCAAGAATCGTTCCGTATCAGAACATTTCTCTTGATCCCTCCGCAATGGTCTTTCATTATGGCCAGGAAATGTTTGAAGGTCTGAAGGCATATAAAACCAAAGAAGGAAAGATTCAGCTTTTCAGGCCTCAGAAAAATATAGAAAGAATGAACAACACAAACGAACGCCTCTGCATTCCGCAGGTGGATCCGGATTATGTTCTCGACGCCATTAAAGCGCTCGTAAAGGTCGACAGCGACTGGGTTCCGAACGATGTCGGCACCTCGCTTTATATCCGTCCGTTTATCTTTGCGACGGATCCTCATCTCGGCGTATGCCCGTCCGACACATATATTTTCTCAATCATCCTTTCTCCGGTCGGCGCATATTATGCCGAAGGATTAAATCCGGTCAAGATTTATGTTGAGGACGAATATGTCCGCGCCGTCAAGGGCGGAATCGGCTTTGCGAAAGCCGGCGGAAACTATGCGGCTTCGCTCCGTTCGCAAAAAAAGGCGCATGACATCGGCTATTCACAGGTTCTCTGGCTCGACGGCGTTCACAGAAAATATGTCGACGAAGTCGGCACAATGAATGTTTTCTTCGTGATCGGCGACGAAATCGTCACACCGATGCTCGGCGGAAGCCTTCTTCCGGGCGTTACGCGTGATTCCTGTCTTGCCGTCCTCAGAAATTGGGGACTCAACGTATCTGAGAGACTTATTTCGATCGACGAGATCAAGGACGCGTATAAAAAGGGCGAGCTTAAAGAGGTGTTCGGCACAGGCACGGCCGCCGTTATTTCCCCTGTCGGCGAGCTTGCCGAGGGAAATTATAAAATGATAATCAACGACGGAAAAATCGGAAAGCTTTCACAGAAGCTTTACGACACTATAACCGCCATACAGTGGGGCAGCGCCGAAGATAAATTCGGCTGGATAGTCCCGGTAATCTGA
- a CDS encoding response regulator transcription factor, which produces MDKKTSSPAVEKKRILIVEDEKNIAEILSYNIKRSGFDAMCVYDGKCGLEEALDGKYDLILLDLMLPIMDGFEVCRRIRRQKDTPIIMLTAREEETDKITGLELGADDYLTKPFSIPELISRIKANIRRYSNELVQERLSADIIKVGELVINNTSYEVTRAGEKLSLSKKEYELLVFLAKNANRVYTREELMEKVWGYEGFYGDIRTVDVTVTRLRKKISGNSEYPEYIETRRGTGYIFIAP; this is translated from the coding sequence ATGGATAAAAAAACCAGTTCACCGGCTGTTGAAAAAAAGAGAATACTCATTGTCGAGGATGAAAAGAACATAGCCGAGATATTATCATACAACATAAAACGTTCCGGCTTTGACGCCATGTGCGTTTATGACGGAAAATGCGGACTCGAAGAGGCTCTTGACGGCAAATATGACCTCATTTTACTCGACCTGATGCTGCCGATAATGGACGGCTTTGAGGTATGCCGCCGAATCAGAAGACAAAAGGACACGCCGATAATAATGCTTACCGCAAGAGAAGAAGAGACCGACAAGATAACGGGGCTCGAGCTTGGCGCGGACGATTATCTTACAAAGCCCTTCAGCATACCAGAGCTTATCAGCCGCATAAAGGCGAATATCAGGAGATATTCGAACGAGCTTGTTCAGGAACGCCTCAGCGCGGATATAATAAAGGTCGGAGAGCTTGTGATAAACAATACGAGCTATGAAGTAACGCGCGCGGGAGAAAAGCTATCTCTTTCGAAAAAGGAATATGAGTTGCTTGTTTTCCTGGCGAAAAATGCAAACCGCGTTTATACCCGCGAGGAATTAATGGAAAAAGTGTGGGGATACGAAGGGTTTTACGGCGACATACGCACGGTTGACGTTACCGTGACCCGCCTGAGAAAGAAAATATCCGGAAATTCCGAATATCCGGAATATATAGAAACGCGGCGCGGAACAGGTTATATATTTATAGCCCCGTAA
- a CDS encoding DJ-1 family glyoxalase III: MDTIYVFFADGFEETEAVTPVDILRRAGAQVKMVSVYPQRKTVKGSHGIEIVCDMTISESHAFADTCVMILPGGGLGVENLKKCAALSALLTEADKKGVMLAAICAAPTVLSDLGILRDKSATCYPSMTGELECADIRGEAVVIDKNIITSRGAGTAADFGFVITAEISGDKKAEDIRRAMCYPPSAPIYRVK, from the coding sequence TTGGATACAATATACGTTTTTTTTGCCGACGGCTTTGAAGAAACAGAGGCTGTGACCCCTGTCGATATACTCAGGAGAGCTGGAGCGCAGGTGAAAATGGTTTCGGTTTACCCGCAGCGCAAAACCGTAAAAGGCTCGCATGGGATAGAGATTGTTTGCGACATGACAATTTCCGAATCTCACGCCTTTGCCGATACATGTGTGATGATCCTTCCCGGCGGAGGGCTGGGAGTTGAAAACTTAAAAAAATGCGCCGCCCTTTCCGCTTTATTGACGGAAGCGGATAAAAAAGGTGTCATGCTGGCCGCGATATGCGCGGCTCCGACTGTTCTTTCCGATCTCGGAATATTGAGAGACAAGTCGGCAACATGCTATCCTTCAATGACCGGAGAGCTTGAATGCGCGGACATACGCGGCGAAGCGGTTGTAATAGACAAAAATATCATAACCTCCCGCGGAGCCGGCACCGCGGCCGATTTCGGATTCGTCATAACCGCCGAAATATCAGGTGATAAAAAGGCCGAAGATATCCGCCGCGCCATGTGTTATCCTCCATCAGCTCCCATATACCGCGTAAAATGA
- a CDS encoding ATP-binding protein, whose translation MYKRLRVKIVLILVLFIFSVMTVVGTILLNNVFVFYTDGFVRQMDQCFTPKMKERLTKALASVNYETELYDILNAFSGQLGIDVNRDFYVLDASGEVLKTSSSSTNSVKKTNNLLSAINGRNSSKQLVGSDVMDYALCLSANLTESDDVVSTRSCIIYISDTREEMHEFAWTVFTIIMQALIIGLVIALVLSFSLSRAITSPILDITKGAAKLASGDFSEKLPVHSRDEIGVLTRTFNKMAGELKRTLDEVTGEREKLETIFAYLNDGVVAFDPSGAPIQINQTAVKLLDLSETKKGIPLGEFISLLSLPTSSEVIFSPDFRSIAFREISYKGKMIDISIGKFNIELDNKPYGGIIAVLHDVSEHFELEKSRREFVATVSHELRTPLTGIKGATESVIEDPDMPPEIRAHFLEMVVNESDRMTRIVRDLLMISRLDNNRLSWDPSYFDPAALMRDCVEMLGTEAGQHRHSLVASCSDESVPMLYADRERTAQVMINVIQNAIKYTPDGGNIAISVFYRYCDNIEGLPKANYVVYIVKDNGIGIPKEDIPHIFDRFYRVEKARSSQTGGTGLGLSIANEIVCAHGGKIVIESELDKGTTVYIFIPEAHTVNSAGKNGANTEINGTRKP comes from the coding sequence ATGTATAAACGCCTTCGAGTTAAAATCGTTCTGATTCTCGTTCTGTTCATCTTTTCTGTCATGACCGTCGTAGGAACAATACTTTTAAACAATGTGTTTGTTTTTTACACAGACGGCTTTGTCAGGCAGATGGACCAATGCTTTACGCCCAAAATGAAGGAGCGGCTTACGAAGGCGCTTGCCTCGGTTAATTACGAGACAGAGCTTTACGATATACTCAACGCCTTTTCCGGACAGCTCGGAATAGATGTCAATCGTGATTTTTATGTGCTCGACGCTTCTGGCGAGGTGTTGAAAACGTCGTCCTCATCGACAAATTCGGTTAAAAAAACAAACAACCTGCTGTCCGCCATCAACGGCAGGAATTCTTCAAAACAGCTCGTCGGAAGCGACGTCATGGATTATGCCCTCTGCCTTTCCGCAAATCTGACAGAATCTGACGATGTCGTTTCCACGCGCTCGTGTATTATTTATATTTCAGATACTCGGGAGGAGATGCACGAATTCGCATGGACCGTTTTTACCATTATAATGCAGGCGCTTATCATCGGTCTTGTTATAGCGCTTGTGCTGTCGTTCTCGCTTTCGCGGGCGATCACTTCTCCGATACTTGATATTACCAAAGGCGCCGCCAAGCTTGCGTCGGGAGACTTTTCTGAAAAGCTTCCGGTTCATTCGCGAGATGAGATCGGAGTGCTGACACGGACGTTCAACAAGATGGCCGGAGAACTGAAGAGGACGCTGGACGAGGTGACGGGAGAACGCGAAAAACTCGAAACTATTTTTGCTTATCTGAACGACGGCGTCGTCGCCTTTGACCCCTCCGGCGCGCCGATACAGATAAATCAGACGGCAGTGAAGCTGCTTGATCTTTCCGAGACAAAAAAAGGAATACCGCTTGGCGAGTTCATATCGCTTTTATCACTTCCGACATCGTCAGAGGTAATATTTTCACCGGATTTCCGTTCTATTGCTTTCAGAGAAATTTCATACAAAGGTAAAATGATAGACATAAGCATAGGCAAATTCAATATAGAGCTCGATAATAAACCGTATGGCGGAATCATAGCCGTTCTGCATGATGTTTCGGAGCATTTCGAACTTGAAAAGTCAAGGCGTGAATTTGTCGCGACCGTTTCACATGAACTGAGAACCCCGCTTACAGGCATAAAAGGCGCGACAGAAAGCGTGATAGAGGATCCTGATATGCCGCCGGAGATACGAGCGCATTTTCTTGAAATGGTCGTAAACGAATCAGACAGAATGACGAGGATCGTCCGCGATTTGTTGATGATCAGCCGGCTTGACAACAACCGTCTATCCTGGGATCCGTCGTATTTTGATCCTGCCGCGTTAATGCGCGACTGCGTGGAAATGCTCGGCACCGAAGCCGGACAGCACCGGCACAGCCTTGTTGCCTCCTGCTCAGACGAAAGCGTTCCTATGCTTTACGCCGACCGGGAACGAACAGCGCAGGTGATGATCAACGTGATTCAAAACGCAATAAAGTACACTCCGGACGGCGGAAATATTGCAATCAGCGTATTCTACAGATATTGTGATAATATTGAAGGACTGCCAAAGGCCAACTATGTTGTATATATCGTAAAGGACAACGGAATCGGAATACCAAAGGAGGATATCCCGCATATTTTCGATCGTTTTTACCGTGTTGAAAAGGCGAGATCCTCACAGACAGGAGGCACCGGGCTCGGCCTTTCGATCGCAAACGAAATCGTCTGCGCACACGGAGGCAAAATCGTCATAGAAAGCGAGCTTGATAAGGGAACGACGGTATATATATTCATTCCGGAGGCGCACACGGTGAATTCCGCAGGGAAAAACGGCGCGAATACGGAGATTAACGGAACAAGAAAGCCTTGA
- a CDS encoding GNAT family N-acetyltransferase, whose translation MNLPEFREAGLHDIPKLVDLWIQAFGENDRAFSERFYKIIWKPGMTLAAFYGAEPVSMAQFVPVIIKLGKREHRASYMYACATAREFRGGGLFSGLYAFASEKLRTEGIEAIITIPQSPPLFGFYSRFGFKTAFDTEYTVISEDEFSSRQGKPRGFVRLSDKFTNISPIDSRIILLLYEEYTSAAKRSYASVIFSPEAYALTLDSKTAYSFSFSFGEQLLLAEKIHDGIKLTSASDSAFPKGTGLAVLRKPCAMAAVISRDSGLDIKDITDCGGTLNYLLN comes from the coding sequence ATGAATTTGCCGGAATTCAGAGAAGCCGGATTACACGATATACCGAAGCTCGTTGATTTATGGATTCAGGCGTTCGGAGAAAATGACAGAGCGTTTTCCGAAAGATTCTATAAAATAATCTGGAAGCCCGGCATGACGCTCGCCGCTTTTTACGGAGCGGAGCCGGTTTCAATGGCGCAATTCGTACCTGTTATAATCAAGCTCGGAAAGCGTGAACACAGGGCATCGTATATGTATGCCTGCGCAACCGCTCGCGAATTTCGCGGGGGAGGGCTGTTTTCCGGGCTGTATGCGTTCGCTTCCGAAAAGCTCAGAACCGAAGGCATCGAAGCGATTATAACGATTCCCCAAAGCCCGCCGCTGTTCGGCTTTTATTCCAGGTTTGGATTCAAGACCGCTTTCGATACTGAATATACGGTGATCTCCGAAGACGAATTCTCTTCCAGGCAGGGAAAGCCCCGCGGATTTGTACGTCTGAGTGATAAGTTTACAAATATTTCACCCATTGACAGTCGAATAATATTATTATTATATGAAGAATATACTTCCGCCGCCAAAAGATCGTATGCCTCCGTTATTTTTTCTCCCGAAGCATACGCGCTGACATTGGATTCAAAAACAGCTTATTCATTTTCATTTTCATTTGGCGAACAGCTTTTACTGGCTGAAAAAATACATGACGGGATCAAGCTTACGTCGGCATCCGACAGCGCTTTTCCCAAAGGAACCGGACTTGCTGTACTCAGAAAGCCATGCGCGATGGCCGCGGTGATATCCCGGGACAGTGGGCTTGATATAAAAGATATCACCGACTGCGGCGGAACGCTTAATTATCTTCTTAACTGA